Proteins encoded by one window of Bacillus rossius redtenbacheri isolate Brsri chromosome 3, Brsri_v3, whole genome shotgun sequence:
- the LOC134530323 gene encoding UDP-glycosyltransferase UGT5-like, whose amino-acid sequence MAPRVTAVLPLLLLVVLAGGLAGVASTARILGVFPFPGRSHVVIYSSLLRGLAARGHNVTVFSAYSLDQPVANYTAVKLALDLSAQADIRKNKGLFSFGEQNPFFTIVISHVLAPTFTEQTFQQSSIQDLIATANEKFDLVIIEDLYADAFAGFAHKFDAPLIYMSPITGYPWTNDLIGNPSPDSYVPSIFSQYSDHMTFRERLFNTVINTFGRLFRQLYYIPRQNSMMRQYFKGVPNLPHISEIITQRTALVFTYAMPGVSYPQPLLPNLIQIGGMHLKPVKPLPKDLKKYLDDASEGVIYFSMGSNLRSADFSEEQRDAFFKTFSKLKQKILWKFEEDQLTGQPKNLKISKWFPQNDILAHPNVILFITHGGILSTQEALYHGVPVIGIPIYGDQAQNMKTLENLDCGLQLKYSDINDASFESVVKEAITNPKYLKRAKEVSRIFRDQPQSPLEKGVFWTEYVLRHKGAAHLRSAATDLSWYQYLLLDVVAVLVLVPAALVYCVLMLCRRLCCATKKIVIKDVKKKKKQ is encoded by the exons ATGGCGCCGCGCGTGACGGCCGTGCTgccgctgctgctgctggtggtgcTGGCTGGCGGCCTCGCCGGAGTCGCGTCCACCGCCAGGATCCTGGGCGTGTTCCCCTTCCCCGGCCGCAGCCACGTGGTCATTTACTCTTCGCTGCTGCGCGGGCTGGCCGCCAGGGGCCACAACGTGACTGTCTTCAGCGCCTACTCGCTGGACCAGCCCGTCGCCAACTACACCGCCGTCAAGCTCGCCTTGGACCTGAGCGCGCAGGCCG ACATACGGAAAAACAAAGGCCTGTTCTCGTTTGGCGAACAGAATCCCTTCTTCACCATAGTTATATCCCACGTCTTAGCACCGACTTTCACAGAGCAAACATTCCAGCAGTCAAGCATTCAAGACCTGATCGCTACCGCGAACGAGAAGTTCGACCTGGTTATCATCGAAGATTTGTACGCCGACGCATTCGCTGGATTCGCTCACAAGTTTGACGCTCCGCTGATTTACATGAGCCCCATTACGGGCTACCCGTGGACGAATGACCTCATCGGCAACCCTTCCCCTGACTCGTATGTCCCGAGCATCTTCTCCCAATACTCTGATCACATGACTTTCCGAGAAAGACTGTTCAACACCGTTATAAACACCTTCGGCAGGCTGTTTCGTCAGCTCTACTACATACCTCGGCAGAATAGCATGATGAGACAGTATTTCAAAGGCGTTCCTAATCTACCACACATATCTGAGATAATTACCCAAAGAACGGCTTTGGTTTTCACGTATGCTATGCCAGGGGTCAGCTATCCACAACCACTACTGCCCAACTTGATCCAGATAGGAGGGATGCATCTGAAACCGGTGAAACCACTGCCAAAA GACTTAAAGAAATATTTGGACGACGCCAGTGAAGGTGTGATTTACTTCAGCATGGGTTCAAATCTTCGCAGTGCTGATTTCTCAGAAGAGCAGCGAGATGCTTTCTTCAAAACGTTCTCAAaattgaaacaaaagattttgtggAAATTTGAAGAAGACCAACTAACGGGAcaaccaaaaaatctcaaaataagCAAGTGGTTTCCACAAAACGATATTCTAG CCCACCCAAATGTGATACTTTTCATCACTCACGGTGGAATATTAAGCACCCAGGAAGCTTTATATCACGGCGTGCCAGTTATTGGAATACCTATATATGGAGACCAAGCACAGAATATGAAAACTCTTGAGAATCTTGATTGTGGCTTACAGCTGAAATATTCTGACATAAACGACGCATCGTTTGAAAGTGTAGTGAAGGAGGCGATAACCAATCCCAA GTACCTAAAACGAGCAAAAGAGGTGTCGAGAATATTTCGTGACCAGCCTCAGAGTCCTCTGGAAAAAGGGGTCTTCTGGACGGAGTATGTTCTGAGGCACAAGGGAGCCGCGCACTTGCGTTCCGCGGCCACGGACCTCAGTTGGTACCAGTACTTGCTGCTAGATGTCGTCGCGGTGTTAGTGCTCGTCCCAGCCGCGCTGGTGTACTGTGTTCTGATGCTGTGCAGGAGACTGTGTTGTGCGACGAAGAAAATTGTAATCAAAGatgtaaagaaaaagaaaaagcaaTAA